In Oncorhynchus clarkii lewisi isolate Uvic-CL-2024 chromosome 2, UVic_Ocla_1.0, whole genome shotgun sequence, one DNA window encodes the following:
- the LOC139375011 gene encoding uncharacterized protein isoform X2, whose protein sequence is MDNHATAGAAVDACGVDQRSDEYRLLMAYCGKRKRQRSGPMPQCQGLIQKEGPPPSRHNARFYDTGPIHCKFQGCAPSRHGLVAATGAAGGEGNTLNGVADRLTQIADSVQITTDDIESDGTEDQHDVIRRLVELLKASGDKLNEEIMSNHILQRHLQTSFTYSLFETVTSTLLQGVTGVEGDGPVARTGCPAPEKEERVQKEQIALACEVTSKLSALDLHPMSRAMGFGTRYLQEHHTAWVKKHGGWNNVFDSEDTD, encoded by the exons ATGGATAACCATGCAACAGCAGGGGCCGCCGTGGATGCATGCGGAGTGGACCAACGTAGCGATGAGTATCGACTGCTCATGGCTTACTGTGGCAAAAGGAAGAGGCAGCGGTCTGGCCCAATGCCTCAATGTCAAGGCCTCATTCAAAAAGAAGGTCCTCCTCCATCCAGACATAATGCTAGATTTTATGACACCGGTCCCATACACTGCAAATTTCAAGGTTGTGCTCCGTCCAGACATGGCCTAGTGGCAG CTACTGGAGCTGCAGGAGGAGAGGGCAATACCTTGAATGGAGTAGCAGACAGGTTGACTCAGATTGCAGACTCTGTGCAGATCACAACAGACGACATAGAGTCAGACGGGACAGAGGATCAACACG ATGTCATCCGAAGACTAGTGGAGTTGCTGAAGGCATCTGGAGACAAGCTtaatgaggag ATCATGAGTAACCACATCTTGCAGAGGCACCTCCAGACTTCCTTCACTTACAGTCTGTTTGAGACGGTGACCTCCACCCTGCTGCAGGGAGTGACGGGGGTAGAGGGTGATGGTCCTGTAGCCCGGACAGGCTGCCCTGCCcctgagaaggaggagagggtccAGAAGGAGCAGATTGCCCTGGCCTGCGAGGTGACTAGCAAGCTATCTGCCCTGGACCTCCACCCCATGAGCCGGGCCATGGGCTTTGGGACACGCTACCTCCAGGAACACCACACGGCCTGGGTGAAGAAACACGGGGGCTGG AATAACGTGTTTGACAGTGAAGACACTGATTAG
- the LOC139375011 gene encoding uncharacterized protein isoform X1, with protein MDNHATAGAAVDACGVDQRSDEYRLLMAYCGKRKRQRSGPMPQCQGLIQKEGPPPSRHNARFYDTGPIHCKFQGCAPSRHGLVAAATGAAGGEGNTLNGVADRLTQIADSVQITTDDIESDGTEDQHDVIRRLVELLKASGDKLNEEIMSNHILQRHLQTSFTYSLFETVTSTLLQGVTGVEGDGPVARTGCPAPEKEERVQKEQIALACEVTSKLSALDLHPMSRAMGFGTRYLQEHHTAWVKKHGGWNNVFDSEDTD; from the exons ATGGATAACCATGCAACAGCAGGGGCCGCCGTGGATGCATGCGGAGTGGACCAACGTAGCGATGAGTATCGACTGCTCATGGCTTACTGTGGCAAAAGGAAGAGGCAGCGGTCTGGCCCAATGCCTCAATGTCAAGGCCTCATTCAAAAAGAAGGTCCTCCTCCATCCAGACATAATGCTAGATTTTATGACACCGGTCCCATACACTGCAAATTTCAAGGTTGTGCTCCGTCCAGACATGGCCTAGTGGCAG cagCTACTGGAGCTGCAGGAGGAGAGGGCAATACCTTGAATGGAGTAGCAGACAGGTTGACTCAGATTGCAGACTCTGTGCAGATCACAACAGACGACATAGAGTCAGACGGGACAGAGGATCAACACG ATGTCATCCGAAGACTAGTGGAGTTGCTGAAGGCATCTGGAGACAAGCTtaatgaggag ATCATGAGTAACCACATCTTGCAGAGGCACCTCCAGACTTCCTTCACTTACAGTCTGTTTGAGACGGTGACCTCCACCCTGCTGCAGGGAGTGACGGGGGTAGAGGGTGATGGTCCTGTAGCCCGGACAGGCTGCCCTGCCcctgagaaggaggagagggtccAGAAGGAGCAGATTGCCCTGGCCTGCGAGGTGACTAGCAAGCTATCTGCCCTGGACCTCCACCCCATGAGCCGGGCCATGGGCTTTGGGACACGCTACCTCCAGGAACACCACACGGCCTGGGTGAAGAAACACGGGGGCTGG AATAACGTGTTTGACAGTGAAGACACTGATTAG
- the LOC139382835 gene encoding tryptophan 5-hydroxylase 2 translates to MVMASSQLRKRGGGPEKRGGPEPVPRMQPAMMMFSSKYWSRRGLSLDSAMFDQQKQHHTGGQMSRRPSFCPIDENPTDKEIRESRESGKTAVVFSLKNEVGCLVKALRLFQEKHVNLAHIESRMSKRIATEVEIYADCSCSKKEFNELLEHLKDHVNIISFNTPQNQWSTEAGCIDDVCVCNALPYGEEVPWFPQKIAELDQCSHRVLMYGSELDADHPGFKDNVYRQRRKYFVEMAMNYKYGQPIPHIKYTPEEVRTWGVVYRELTKLYPTHACREYLKNLPLLTKHCGYREDNIPQLEDVSLFLKETSGFTVRPVAGYLSPRDFLAGLAYRVFNCTQYVRHSTDPLYTPEPDTCHELLGHVPLLADPKFAQFSQEIGLASLGASDEDVQKLATCYFFTIEFGLCKQDGQLRAYGAGLLSSIGELKHALSDKASVKMFDPGTTCYQECLITTFQEVYFVSDSFEEAKEKMREFAKTIKRPFSVYYNPYTQSIDLLKDTRSIENVVQDLRSDLTTVCDALGKMNTYLGI, encoded by the exons ATGGTGATGGCGTCGTCCCAGCTGAGGAAGCGGGGCGGCGGCCCGGAGAAGAGGGGTGGCCCAGAGCCAGTGCCAAGAATGCAGCCTGCCATGATGATGTTCTCCAGTAAGTACTGGTCCCGGCGAGGGCTCTCTCTGGACTCGGCCATGTTTGACCAGCAGAAACAACACCATACCGGGGGACAGATG TCGCGCCGGCCCTCCTTCTGTCCAATAGATGAGAACCCAACCGACAAAGAGATCAGGGAGAGCAGGGAGTCGGGGAAGACGGCTGTTGTTTTCTCTCTGAAGAACGAGGTTGGCTGCCTGGTCAAAGCCCTACGCCTTTTTCAG GAGAAGCATGTGAACCTGGCTCACATTGAGTCGCGGATGTCCAAGCGCATCGCTACAGAGGTGGAGATCTACGCCGACTGCAGCTGCAGCAAGAAAGAGTTTAATGAGCTGCTGGAGCACCTCAAAGACCACGTCAATATCATCTCCTTCAACACGCCTCAAAACCAGTGGTCTACAGAAGCAGG GTGTAtagatgacgtgtgtgtgtgtaatgctttACCCT ATGGGGAGGAAGTTCCTTGGTTCCCCCAGAAGATTGCAGAGCTCGACCAGTGTTCTCACAGAGTGCTGATGTACGGATCAGAGCTTGATGCAGATCACCCA GGCTTCAAAGATAACGTATACCGCCAGAGGAGGAAGTACTTTGTGGAAATGGCCATGAATTACAAATA TGGCCAGCCTATCCCCCACATCAAGTACACCCCAGAGGAGGTGAGGACCTGGGGTGTGGTGTACAGGGAGCTCACCAAGCTCTACCCCACACACGCCTGTAGAGAGTACCTGAAGAACCTCCCCCTGCTCACTAAGCATTGTGGGTATCGGGAGGACAACATCCCCCAACTGGAGGACGTGTCCCTGTTCTTGAAAG AGACGTCTGGGTTCACAGTGAGGCCCGTGGCAGGATACCTGTCTCCTCGGGACTTCCTGGCCGGTCTGGCTTACCGGGTGTTTAACTGCACTCAATATGTCCGGCACAGTACTGACCCGCTCTACACACCCGAACC GGACACGTGTCATGAGCTGCTCGGTCATGTTCCACTCCTGGCCGACCCCAAGTTCGCCCAGTTCTCCCAGGAGATAGGCCTGGCATCTCTAGGGGCATCTGACGAGGACGTACAGAAACTAGCCACC TGTTATTTCTTCACCATTGAGTTCGGCTTGTGCAAACAAGACGGCCAGCTGAGGGCCTATGGTGCAGGTTTGCTGTCATCTATTGGAGAGCTGAAG CATGCCCTGTCTGACAAAGCCTCAGTGAAGATGTTTGACCCTGGGACCACCTGCTACCAGGAGTGCCTCATCACAACCTTCCAGGAGGTCTACTTTGTCTCTGACAGCTTTGAAGAAGCCAAAGAGAAGATGAG GGAGTTTGCCAAGACGATCAAGAGGCCGTTCTCAGTGTACTACAACCCCTACACCCAGAGCATAGACCTGCTGAAGGACACCAGGAGCATTGAGAATGTGGTGCAGGACCTTCGCAGTGACCTCACCACTGTGTGTGATGCCCTGGGCAAGATGAACACATACCTGGGAATATAG